One region of Vibrio cidicii genomic DNA includes:
- a CDS encoding M9 family metallopeptidase, which translates to MSVVMSLLPSPRRRLALACLLASVSGAPFAQTQCDVAQLQQSPDLAAAISSADSSCYSSWFYASSDTLDNIYSEASLSRVQVALHQAVQTYQGEAEQARAIENLGEYVRAAYYVRYNAGNVTAFSDLLGQQFAHTINAFLANPHALDQGREQVGAMKSLTLMVDNIKQLPLTMDAMMLALQQFNPETAKNTQWVDGLNNLFRSMAGHIANDAFYRYLASNTQHIDTLEKFANDNAWALDTDADFLLFNALRETGRLIASPDKATKQKAVQVMQRVMARYPLGSEHDKLWLAAVEMLSYFAPEALNGLDLSQAKRDLAARVLPNRHECQGPAIIRSQDLTPAQAAKACDVLAAKEADFHQVANTGMQPVADDHNQRVEVAVFANNDSYVDYSAFLFGNTTDNGGQYLEGNPADENNTARFVAYRYANGEELSIQNLEHEYTHYLDARFNQYGSFSDNLAHGYVVWWLEGFAEYMHYKQGYQAAIELIAQGKMSLSQVFATSYSHDTNRIYRWGYLAVRFMLENLPQEVEGLLALSRSGQFEQWAQQVQTLGQQYDGEFARWLDGLEVTPENPDTDPDTPTEPSDDVTQLQANQRITLSGEAYSEKLFYVDVPANTTHFSVAIEGDGDADLYMSYNQVAHYYDFEVSEFVDGSNEEIQFAADASGYVKPGRYYLSVTGRGSYQAVNLTATIDTAAPMPPTQEQDDLAPVMLQSGQAQHLTVHQQRYAAVYVPEGVSEVRIWLSDLTPSDSQGNVNLYASREHWPTPEQHQFASRYAGSNQYLAIPVEQAGYLHFSLNAPQQGDDVEMVVYFH; encoded by the coding sequence ATGAGTGTGGTTATGTCTCTTCTTCCTTCCCCTCGTCGCCGTTTGGCTCTGGCTTGTTTACTCGCATCGGTCTCTGGTGCTCCTTTTGCACAAACCCAATGTGATGTTGCCCAATTGCAGCAGTCGCCCGATCTTGCCGCTGCCATCTCCAGTGCCGATTCATCCTGTTACAGCAGTTGGTTTTATGCCTCGTCTGACACGCTGGACAACATCTACAGCGAAGCAAGCTTAAGCCGCGTTCAGGTCGCGCTACACCAAGCGGTACAAACGTATCAAGGCGAAGCCGAGCAAGCGCGTGCGATTGAAAACTTAGGCGAATACGTTCGCGCTGCCTACTACGTTCGTTACAACGCAGGAAACGTGACGGCTTTCTCCGATCTCTTAGGCCAGCAATTCGCCCATACCATCAACGCGTTTTTAGCCAACCCTCATGCTCTTGATCAAGGGCGTGAGCAAGTGGGCGCGATGAAGAGCCTCACGCTGATGGTGGACAACATTAAGCAACTGCCGCTGACCATGGATGCGATGATGCTGGCGCTGCAACAATTTAACCCTGAGACAGCAAAAAATACTCAGTGGGTTGATGGTCTCAACAACCTGTTCCGCTCGATGGCGGGCCATATCGCCAACGACGCGTTTTATCGCTACCTTGCCAGCAACACTCAACACATCGATACGCTGGAAAAATTCGCGAATGACAACGCATGGGCGCTCGATACTGATGCCGATTTTTTGCTGTTTAACGCACTGCGCGAAACGGGCCGCTTGATCGCCAGCCCAGACAAAGCCACTAAACAAAAAGCCGTACAAGTAATGCAACGCGTGATGGCTCGTTATCCATTGGGTAGCGAACACGACAAGTTGTGGCTCGCAGCGGTGGAAATGCTCAGCTACTTCGCCCCAGAAGCGTTAAATGGTTTGGATTTGTCGCAAGCGAAGCGCGATCTCGCCGCTCGGGTATTACCTAACCGCCACGAATGCCAAGGCCCAGCGATCATCCGTTCACAAGATCTCACTCCAGCACAAGCCGCCAAAGCGTGTGATGTGTTGGCCGCGAAAGAAGCCGATTTCCACCAAGTGGCCAATACTGGCATGCAGCCAGTAGCGGACGATCACAACCAACGTGTGGAAGTGGCGGTGTTTGCCAACAATGACAGCTATGTCGATTACTCCGCGTTTCTGTTTGGCAACACCACCGACAACGGCGGCCAGTACCTTGAAGGCAACCCAGCCGATGAGAATAACACCGCTCGTTTTGTCGCCTATCGCTACGCCAATGGCGAAGAACTCTCGATTCAGAACCTAGAGCACGAATACACCCACTACTTGGATGCGCGCTTTAACCAATATGGCTCGTTTAGCGACAACCTCGCTCACGGTTATGTGGTTTGGTGGCTAGAGGGTTTTGCTGAGTACATGCATTACAAACAGGGCTACCAAGCGGCCATTGAACTGATTGCCCAAGGGAAAATGAGCCTCTCGCAAGTGTTTGCCACCAGCTATTCGCACGATACCAATCGCATTTATCGCTGGGGTTATTTGGCGGTGCGCTTCATGTTGGAAAACCTCCCTCAAGAGGTTGAGGGGCTATTGGCTTTGTCGCGTTCTGGCCAGTTCGAACAGTGGGCGCAGCAAGTACAAACGCTTGGCCAACAATACGACGGCGAATTTGCTCGCTGGTTAGATGGCTTAGAAGTGACGCCAGAAAACCCAGACACCGACCCAGATACGCCAACAGAGCCGAGCGATGATGTGACGCAGTTGCAGGCCAATCAGCGCATTACCCTCAGCGGCGAAGCCTACAGTGAGAAGCTGTTCTACGTGGATGTGCCCGCCAATACCACCCACTTTAGCGTGGCCATTGAGGGCGATGGCGATGCGGATCTCTACATGAGTTACAACCAAGTGGCCCACTATTACGATTTTGAAGTGAGCGAATTTGTCGATGGCAGCAATGAAGAAATTCAGTTTGCTGCCGACGCATCTGGCTACGTGAAACCGGGCCGCTACTATCTGAGCGTCACTGGCCGTGGTAGCTACCAAGCCGTGAACCTAACCGCAACAATAGACACCGCGGCACCCATGCCACCAACCCAAGAGCAAGATGACCTTGCACCTGTCATGCTGCAATCGGGTCAGGCACAGCATTTGACCGTCCACCAGCAGCGCTACGCCGCGGTGTATGTACCAGAGGGCGTGAGCGAAGTGCGCATTTGGCTCAGCGATCTCACCCCCTCGGACAGCCAAGGCAACGTGAACTTATACGCCAGCCGTGAACATTGGCCAACCCCAGAGCAGCACCAGTTTGCATCTCGCTACGCTGGCAGCAACCAATACCTCGCGATTCCTGTTGAGCAAGCGGGTTATCTGCATTTTTCACTCAACGCGCCACAACAAGGCGATGACGTCGAGATGGTGGTTTATTTCCACTGA
- the murP gene encoding PTS N-acetylmuramic acid transporter subunit IIBC has product MAKITQTMISQLLAAVGGSSNVSKCGNCMTRLRLTLANNGVADQAVIKQIPGVMGVVESDEQFQIILGPGKAQQAAELMNKLIESVINGDVQEQAIASDTNDLSSVAAEQKKQMKSKQTSAVQRFLSKFATIFTPLIPGFIAAGLLLGFATLLEQMFVLEQTPSQFMLDLIAYMKVFGKGLFAFLSILIGYNAQQAFGGSGVNGAILASLFVLGYNPDATSGIYSGMSEFFGYTIDPRGNIIGVLLAAIIGAQVERKVREYMPDDLDMILTSVVTLLIMGVVTFVVIMPIGGELFKGMSWLFLNLNDNPLGAAILAGLFLISVVFGIHQGFVPVYFALMEAQGFNSLFPILAMAGGGQVGASLALYFKAKKDAVLRTQVKGAIIPGILGIGEPLIYGVTLPRVKPFVTACIGGAAGGFFIGLVSYLGLPVGLNTVFGPSGIVAVPLMTSNSGIFVGMAVFVIGLLISYAVGFLATYFFGSKDVDLS; this is encoded by the coding sequence ATGGCAAAGATAACCCAAACAATGATCTCGCAGCTGCTGGCTGCGGTGGGCGGCAGCAGTAATGTCAGCAAATGTGGCAACTGCATGACCCGACTTCGCTTAACGCTGGCCAACAATGGCGTAGCAGATCAGGCTGTGATTAAGCAAATCCCCGGCGTCATGGGCGTGGTGGAAAGCGATGAGCAATTTCAGATCATCCTTGGCCCCGGCAAAGCGCAGCAAGCGGCCGAGCTGATGAACAAGCTGATTGAAAGCGTCATTAATGGCGATGTGCAAGAACAGGCTATTGCCAGCGACACGAACGATCTCTCCAGCGTTGCCGCTGAGCAGAAAAAGCAAATGAAGAGCAAACAGACCAGCGCGGTGCAACGCTTTTTGAGCAAGTTTGCCACCATTTTCACCCCGCTGATCCCCGGTTTCATTGCCGCAGGTTTGCTGCTTGGTTTTGCTACGCTGCTTGAGCAAATGTTCGTGCTGGAGCAAACCCCAAGCCAATTTATGCTCGATCTGATCGCTTACATGAAAGTGTTTGGCAAAGGGCTGTTTGCCTTTCTGAGCATCTTGATTGGTTACAACGCGCAGCAAGCCTTTGGTGGCTCTGGCGTGAACGGCGCCATTCTCGCGTCACTCTTTGTGCTGGGCTACAACCCAGATGCCACCTCTGGCATCTACTCGGGCATGAGTGAGTTCTTTGGCTACACCATTGACCCGCGAGGCAACATTATCGGCGTTCTGCTGGCGGCGATCATTGGTGCGCAAGTGGAACGCAAAGTGCGTGAATACATGCCCGATGATCTCGACATGATTCTTACCTCAGTGGTCACGCTGCTGATCATGGGTGTGGTCACGTTTGTGGTGATCATGCCTATCGGTGGCGAGCTGTTCAAAGGCATGTCTTGGTTGTTCTTGAACCTCAACGACAACCCGCTGGGCGCGGCGATTCTTGCTGGTCTGTTTTTGATTTCAGTGGTGTTTGGTATCCACCAAGGCTTTGTGCCTGTTTATTTTGCGCTGATGGAAGCGCAAGGTTTTAACTCACTGTTCCCCATTTTGGCGATGGCGGGCGGCGGCCAAGTGGGGGCTTCACTGGCTCTGTATTTCAAAGCGAAGAAAGACGCGGTGCTGCGCACGCAAGTGAAAGGGGCGATCATCCCGGGCATTCTCGGCATCGGTGAGCCACTGATTTACGGCGTCACCCTACCACGCGTCAAACCGTTTGTGACGGCCTGTATTGGTGGCGCGGCGGGCGGCTTCTTTATTGGCTTGGTGTCTTACCTTGGCTTACCTGTCGGTTTGAATACCGTGTTTGGCCCATCGGGTATCGTCGCTGTGCCATTAATGACTTCTAACAGCGGTATTTTTGTAGGGATGGCGGTGTTTGTTATTGGCCTGCTCATTTCGTATGCCGTCGGCTTCCTCGCCACCTACTTCTTTGGTAGCAAAGACGTCGATTTAAGCTGA
- a CDS encoding co-chaperone GroES, translating into MNIRPLNDKLIVERQEVENKSEGGIVLTAQSVKKSNRGKVIAVGAGKRLENGERAAMDVKVGEQIIFNDGYGVKSEKIDGTEYLILSESDVLAIVE; encoded by the coding sequence ATGAATATTCGTCCTTTAAATGACAAGCTAATTGTTGAGAGACAAGAGGTGGAAAACAAATCTGAAGGGGGAATTGTTCTCACTGCTCAATCGGTGAAAAAGTCAAACCGCGGCAAGGTGATTGCGGTGGGCGCTGGTAAACGTCTGGAAAATGGTGAGCGCGCGGCGATGGATGTCAAAGTGGGTGAGCAAATTATTTTCAACGACGGTTATGGCGTGAAAAGCGAAAAAATTGACGGCACAGAGTATCTGATTCTCTCTGAATCAGATGTGTTGGCAATTGTTGAGTAA
- the yidZ gene encoding HTH-type transcriptional regulator YidZ gives MKKSLARLDLNLLLTLQLLLQELSVTKTAKKLNVTPSTVSKSLGKLREWFDDPLFVNTPQGLRPTTLAESMQESLSDWMQIGRQITSRRGDDAPRGVEFHLGVESPLSLIMVDELTKQIHNTYPDSKVKFHNWDYDSLDAITRGEVDIGFTGRESHPRSKESLELLPYFINFEVLFSDLPMVYLRNDHPALKQEWCLETFLSYPHINVTWEKNDRWALDEIFTEQGCTRNISLTMATFEQALFVAERPNHHMLTTAPKYCRRYCEQLHPNLIALPIPIEKEHQHKLIIPFTMIWHKRNNQNPKIVWLRKTIKSLYGAN, from the coding sequence ATGAAGAAATCTCTTGCCCGACTTGACCTTAATTTATTGCTCACCCTGCAATTGCTACTACAAGAGCTGAGTGTCACCAAAACGGCGAAAAAGCTCAATGTGACCCCTTCAACAGTGAGCAAGTCGTTAGGTAAATTGCGAGAATGGTTTGATGACCCATTGTTTGTCAATACACCGCAAGGGTTAAGACCGACAACGCTCGCGGAAAGCATGCAAGAGAGCCTATCTGATTGGATGCAAATTGGTCGTCAAATTACGTCGCGCCGCGGAGATGACGCGCCAAGAGGGGTAGAGTTCCACCTTGGCGTTGAGTCACCTTTGTCACTCATTATGGTTGATGAACTGACCAAGCAAATTCATAACACGTACCCGGATTCTAAAGTGAAGTTTCATAACTGGGATTATGATTCACTGGATGCGATTACTCGTGGTGAAGTAGATATTGGCTTTACAGGCCGTGAGAGTCATCCTCGTTCAAAAGAGTCTTTAGAATTGCTTCCGTACTTCATCAACTTTGAGGTTCTGTTTTCGGATTTACCCATGGTGTATCTCCGTAACGATCATCCTGCTTTGAAGCAAGAGTGGTGCTTGGAAACCTTTTTGAGTTATCCCCACATCAACGTAACGTGGGAAAAGAACGATCGTTGGGCGCTTGATGAGATCTTTACTGAGCAGGGATGCACGAGAAACATCAGCTTAACGATGGCCACTTTCGAGCAAGCGTTATTTGTGGCGGAAAGACCAAATCATCATATGTTGACGACTGCGCCTAAGTACTGCCGGAGATATTGTGAGCAGTTACATCCAAATTTGATTGCTCTGCCGATTCCCATTGAAAAGGAACATCAGCACAAATTGATCATTCCATTCACGATGATTTGGCATAAACGTAATAATCAGAATCCAAAAATCGTTTGGTTGAGAAAAACCATTAAGAGTCTTTACGGGGCGAATTGA
- the groL gene encoding chaperonin GroEL (60 kDa chaperone family; promotes refolding of misfolded polypeptides especially under stressful conditions; forms two stacked rings of heptamers to form a barrel-shaped 14mer; ends can be capped by GroES; misfolded proteins enter the barrel where they are refolded when GroES binds), producing the protein MAAKDVLFANDARQKMLKGVNLLADAVKVTLGPKGRNVVLDKSYGAPTITKDGVSVAKAIELKDKFENMGAQMLKQVASKANDEAGDGTTTATVLAQSFINEGLKAVASGMNPMDLKRGIDKATEAAVAKLREMSKPCSDKESITQVGSISANSDRAIGEIIAEAMEKVGRNGVISVEEGQGLANELSVVEGMQFDRGYLSPYFITNQEKGSVELDNPYILLVDKKISTIRELLPVLEAIAQSSRSLLIIAEDIEGEALATLVVNNMRGIVRATAVKAPGFGDNRKAMMEDIAVLTAGTLISEEIGLELEKVTLEQLGSAKKVTITKDTTTIVGGSAQAHAIEDRVATLQKQIETTTSSYDKEKLQQRIAKLSGGIALIKIGAATEVEMKEKKDRVDDALHATRAAVEEGIVAGGGVALTKIAKELADLKGDNDDQNVGIRVALRAMEEPLRQIAINAGDEGSVVANAVKSGDADYGYNAATGEFGNMIEMGILDPAKVTRSALQFAASIAGLMITTEAMVSDHVEAESEK; encoded by the coding sequence ATGGCTGCAAAAGATGTTTTATTTGCCAATGATGCGCGTCAAAAAATGCTGAAAGGGGTGAACTTGCTGGCGGATGCTGTCAAGGTAACGCTCGGGCCAAAAGGGCGCAATGTGGTGCTGGATAAATCTTACGGCGCACCCACCATCACTAAAGATGGTGTTTCTGTGGCAAAAGCGATTGAGCTAAAAGATAAATTTGAAAACATGGGCGCGCAGATGTTGAAACAAGTGGCGTCCAAAGCTAACGACGAAGCGGGTGATGGCACCACCACCGCAACCGTGCTGGCACAATCGTTCATCAATGAAGGGCTTAAAGCGGTCGCTTCTGGCATGAACCCGATGGATCTGAAACGCGGTATCGACAAAGCCACCGAAGCAGCGGTAGCGAAGTTGCGTGAAATGTCGAAACCTTGCAGTGATAAAGAGTCGATCACCCAAGTAGGTAGCATTTCCGCCAACAGCGATCGCGCGATTGGTGAAATCATTGCCGAAGCGATGGAGAAAGTGGGTCGCAACGGTGTGATAAGCGTGGAGGAGGGCCAAGGGCTGGCTAACGAGCTGTCTGTTGTTGAAGGCATGCAGTTTGATCGCGGCTACCTGTCGCCTTACTTCATCACCAACCAAGAAAAAGGCTCTGTTGAGCTCGATAACCCATACATTCTGCTGGTGGACAAAAAAATCAGCACCATCCGTGAGCTCTTGCCGGTACTGGAAGCCATTGCGCAATCTTCCCGCTCGCTGTTGATCATTGCCGAAGATATCGAAGGCGAAGCGTTGGCGACGCTGGTGGTGAACAACATGCGTGGCATCGTACGTGCGACAGCGGTGAAAGCGCCGGGCTTTGGCGACAATCGCAAAGCGATGATGGAAGACATTGCGGTGCTGACCGCAGGTACACTCATCTCGGAAGAGATTGGTCTAGAGCTTGAAAAAGTGACGCTAGAGCAGTTGGGTAGCGCGAAGAAGGTGACCATCACCAAAGACACCACCACCATTGTGGGCGGCAGTGCACAGGCGCATGCGATCGAAGATCGCGTGGCGACGCTGCAAAAACAGATTGAGACCACCACGTCATCATACGACAAAGAGAAACTGCAACAACGTATCGCTAAGCTCTCTGGCGGCATTGCGCTGATCAAGATCGGCGCGGCCACCGAAGTGGAGATGAAAGAGAAGAAAGACAGGGTAGATGACGCGCTGCATGCGACTCGCGCGGCAGTGGAAGAGGGCATTGTTGCTGGTGGTGGCGTGGCGCTGACCAAGATCGCTAAAGAACTGGCGGATCTCAAAGGTGACAACGACGATCAAAACGTCGGTATTCGTGTCGCGCTGCGTGCGATGGAAGAGCCGCTACGTCAAATTGCGATCAACGCGGGTGACGAAGGTTCCGTGGTGGCGAACGCCGTTAAATCGGGCGACGCCGACTATGGTTACAACGCGGCGACGGGAGAATTTGGTAACATGATCGAAATGGGCATTCTGGATCCGGCCAAAGTGACCCGTTCGGCGTTGCAGTTCGCTGCCTCCATCGCCGGTTTGATGATCACGACCGAAGCGATGGTAAGCGATCACGTCGAAGCGGAGAGCGAAAAATAA
- a CDS encoding SIS domain-containing protein → MSVINKIVARRTQLSQSGRVIGDWIVENAEKAAQLTSQELAEQAKVSQSSIVKFTQRLGFKGYSAFKLALTEEIGRKQAMQATPLHSDILVDDPLAVIAQKLIKAKTDAMFQTTNALSYEACHQAVQWLSEARRVQIVGIGGSALTAKDLSYKLLKLGITTLAEQDSHVQIAVARTLSEQDVQIAISFSGERKEILVAAEAAKEQGAKVIALSSPKKSRLRQIADMTFDTIADETEHRSSAIASRSAQNVITDLLFIILVQLRDESARQMISDISSDIRQIW, encoded by the coding sequence GTGTCTGTTATCAATAAAATCGTCGCAAGACGAACTCAGTTGTCGCAAAGTGGCCGAGTGATTGGCGATTGGATTGTCGAAAATGCAGAAAAAGCGGCGCAATTAACCAGCCAAGAGTTGGCAGAGCAGGCAAAAGTGAGCCAATCGAGCATCGTCAAATTTACTCAGCGACTTGGCTTTAAAGGTTACAGCGCCTTTAAGCTCGCCCTGACTGAGGAAATTGGCCGCAAACAAGCGATGCAGGCCACGCCGTTGCACAGCGATATTCTGGTCGATGATCCGCTGGCGGTGATTGCGCAAAAGCTGATTAAAGCCAAAACCGACGCGATGTTTCAAACCACCAATGCGCTTTCGTATGAAGCGTGCCATCAAGCGGTGCAGTGGTTGAGTGAGGCAAGGCGCGTGCAGATCGTCGGCATTGGAGGCTCTGCGCTAACGGCAAAAGACCTCAGTTATAAGCTGCTTAAACTCGGCATCACCACCTTGGCCGAGCAAGACAGCCATGTGCAGATCGCGGTGGCGCGCACTTTGAGTGAACAAGATGTGCAAATTGCCATCTCGTTTTCAGGAGAGCGCAAAGAGATCTTGGTGGCGGCCGAAGCGGCCAAAGAGCAGGGGGCGAAAGTGATTGCGCTCAGCTCACCGAAAAAAAGCCGATTACGCCAAATTGCCGATATGACCTTCGACACCATTGCCGATGAAACCGAACATCGCAGCTCGGCGATTGCTTCACGCAGCGCACAAAACGTCATTACCGATTTGCTGTTTATCATTCTGGTGCAACTGCGTGATGAGAGCGCAAGGCAGATGATCAGCGACATCTCCTCCGATATTCGCCAGATATGGTAA
- a CDS encoding MFS transporter, giving the protein MKPFFLSRYLLCSFAFVLLYPTAIDLYLVALPQIASDLSASESQLHIAFSIYLAGMASTMVFIGRAADRLGRKPVAIFGAIIFTLASMLAGLAQTSDSFLVMRFFQGVGAACCYVVAFAILRDTLDDQKRAKVLSMLNGITCSIPVLAPVIGNLIMIYFPWPVLFTAMAIMGLLIGLTACFVLKETLPKPEPTTLAVEPKYNESLFSRFFISRVVFTSLGVTAILSYVNTSPMIVMDTLGFTRGEYSTAMALLAMVGMATSFSAPMALSYFKQYTLMVVAQVTGLLSAIVILAAHLNGDSSTLYMIGFGLISMSFSLGFGVAMSQALSLFSRNAGLASSMLGIAQVSCSALYIWFMALLGVPAVTMLMIALVASGMIGLSLILLFPYQNVSEHHEEISCPT; this is encoded by the coding sequence ATGAAGCCATTCTTTTTATCCCGATATTTACTGTGTAGTTTTGCCTTTGTGCTGCTTTATCCAACTGCAATTGATCTCTACTTAGTTGCTTTGCCACAAATTGCTAGCGACCTATCTGCGAGCGAATCACAACTTCATATCGCCTTTTCTATTTATCTCGCAGGTATGGCGTCAACGATGGTGTTTATTGGGCGAGCAGCAGATCGTTTGGGCCGTAAACCAGTAGCGATATTCGGCGCCATCATTTTTACCCTAGCTTCAATGCTGGCAGGCTTAGCGCAGACTAGTGATAGCTTTCTGGTGATGCGCTTTTTTCAAGGTGTGGGGGCTGCGTGTTGTTATGTGGTCGCTTTTGCCATTTTGCGTGACACTTTAGACGATCAAAAACGGGCGAAAGTGCTCTCAATGCTGAACGGAATTACTTGTTCTATCCCTGTTCTTGCACCTGTGATTGGCAATTTGATCATGATTTATTTTCCTTGGCCTGTGTTGTTCACTGCCATGGCGATAATGGGCCTTTTGATCGGCTTAACGGCGTGTTTTGTTCTTAAAGAAACGCTACCTAAACCTGAGCCAACGACTTTGGCTGTAGAGCCGAAATACAACGAGTCGCTGTTCAGTCGATTCTTCATCTCTCGCGTGGTTTTTACCTCTCTGGGCGTTACTGCGATTCTCTCTTATGTGAATACGTCACCAATGATTGTGATGGATACATTAGGCTTTACCAGAGGCGAATATTCTACCGCTATGGCTTTGCTTGCTATGGTAGGCATGGCGACATCATTTTCAGCACCGATGGCATTGTCTTATTTTAAACAATACACGCTCATGGTGGTGGCACAGGTGACAGGTTTGCTGTCGGCTATTGTCATTCTCGCGGCTCACTTGAATGGCGATAGTTCGACACTCTACATGATAGGCTTTGGCTTAATCAGTATGAGCTTTTCTTTGGGTTTCGGCGTCGCTATGAGTCAAGCTCTAAGCCTCTTCTCCCGCAATGCGGGTTTGGCAAGTTCCATGCTCGGCATTGCTCAGGTTTCGTGCTCCGCTCTGTATATTTGGTTTATGGCGCTATTGGGTGTACCTGCTGTCACAATGTTAATGATCGCCTTGGTTGCCAGTGGCATGATTGGGCTGAGTCTAATATTATTATTTCCATATCAAAACGTTAGTGAACATCATGAAGAAATCTCTTGCCCGACTTGA
- the murQ gene encoding N-acetylmuramic acid 6-phosphate etherase, which produces MKIDLSRLVTESRNPASAEIDTLSTVEMLRVINQEDQKVALAVEAVLPYIAQAVDAITQAFAHGGRLIYMGAGTSGRLGILDASECPPTYGTPAELVVGLIAGGHTAILKAVENAEDNRELAQNDLKSLNLTANDVVVGIAASGRTPYVLGGLEYATLIGATTVSIACNPVCPMADAAQIAILPVVGPEVVTGSSRMKAGTAQKLVLNMLTSGAMIRSGKVFGNLMVDVEATNAKLIQRQTNIVVEATGVCAEEAEEALKACDRHCKTAILMILSGLDAEQAKNKLQQHNGFIRAALNDK; this is translated from the coding sequence ATGAAAATTGATTTAAGCCGTTTGGTTACAGAAAGCCGCAACCCAGCCAGTGCAGAGATTGATACCCTGTCCACCGTCGAGATGCTCAGAGTCATCAATCAAGAAGATCAGAAAGTGGCGTTGGCGGTGGAAGCGGTTTTGCCGTACATCGCCCAAGCGGTGGACGCCATCACACAGGCGTTTGCCCACGGTGGCCGTTTGATTTATATGGGCGCAGGTACCTCTGGTCGCTTAGGCATTCTTGATGCCAGTGAGTGCCCACCAACTTACGGCACGCCAGCAGAGCTCGTGGTTGGCCTGATTGCCGGTGGCCACACTGCCATTCTAAAAGCGGTGGAAAATGCCGAAGACAACCGAGAGCTGGCGCAAAACGATCTCAAATCACTCAACCTGACAGCCAACGATGTGGTGGTTGGCATTGCCGCAAGCGGACGCACACCTTATGTGTTGGGCGGTTTGGAATACGCCACCTTAATTGGCGCAACAACGGTGTCGATCGCCTGTAATCCGGTTTGCCCAATGGCCGATGCGGCGCAAATCGCCATTTTGCCGGTGGTGGGCCCAGAAGTGGTCACAGGCTCTTCTCGCATGAAAGCGGGCACGGCGCAAAAACTGGTGCTCAATATGCTGACCTCCGGCGCGATGATCCGCAGTGGCAAAGTGTTTGGCAATTTGATGGTGGATGTGGAAGCAACCAACGCCAAGCTGATCCAACGCCAAACCAACATCGTTGTAGAGGCCACTGGCGTGTGCGCAGAAGAAGCAGAAGAAGCGCTCAAAGCATGCGATCGCCACTGCAAGACCGCGATTTTAATGATTCTTTCTGGCCTGGATGCCGAGCAAGCCAAAAACAAACTACAACAGCACAACGGTTTTATCCGCGCTGCGCTGAACGACAAGTAA